One window from the genome of Salvia splendens isolate huo1 chromosome 9, SspV2, whole genome shotgun sequence encodes:
- the LOC121748244 gene encoding transcription factor IIIA-like, translating into MAVDEVDKTRDTIFRDIRRYYCEFCGICRSKKTLIAAHIRTHHEEESKKGLNEGKEHGEKLNVCEHCGVSFRKPALLKQHMQSHSLERPFICPLDDCHSSYRRKDHLTRHMLQHEGKLFECTFEGCKQIFTLQGNMTRHVKEFHDESASAEVKQHACSEHGCGKVFKYLSKLKKHEDSHVKLDSVEAFCAEPDCMKYFSNERCLKEHIRSSHQHIMCGQCGTKQLKKNIKRHMRMHEEGPSLERNKCSFKGCTLTFSNTSNLNQHIKAVHLELKPFVCGMPGCHERFAFKHVRNRHEQTGCHIYTRGIFEESDEQIRSRPRGGRKRKYPVIETLLRKRIVPPSGSELASNDEHNNSSC; encoded by the exons ATGGCGGTGGACGAAGTAGATAAAACGCGCGATACAATTTTCCGAGACATCAGGAGATATTACTGCGAGTTCTGCGGAATTTGCAGATCGAAGAAAACCCTGATCGCCGCTCACATCCGTACTCACCACGAG GAAGAAAGTAAGAAGGGGCTGAACGAAGGTAAGGAGCATGGCGAGAAACTGAATGTGTGCGAACACTGTGGTGTGAGCTTTCGGAAGCCTGCCCTTCTGAAGCAGCATATGCAGAGCCATTCACTTGAG AGGCCTTTTATTTGCCCGTTGGATGACTGCCACTCCAGTTATAGAAGGAAAGATCACTTGACCAGACACATGCTTCAGCATGAAGGAAAACTGTTTGAATGTACTTTTGAGGGCTGCAAGCAGATTTTTACGTTACAGGGTAATATGACAAGGCATGTCAAGGAGTTCCATGATGAATCTGCTTCTGCTGAAGTTAAGCAACATGCCTGCTCAGAGCACGGGTGTGGGAAGGTCTTTAAATATCTGTCGAAATTGAAAAAGCATGAGGATTCTCATG TTAAGCTGGATTCGGTCGAGGCATTCTGCGCAGAACCGGACTGTATGAAATACTTTTCCAATGAGCGGTGCCTCAAGGAGCATATTCGGTCTTCCCATCAACACATTATGTGTGGTCAATGTGGCACAAAGCAGCTAAAGAAAAACATCAAGCGTCACATGCGCATGCATGAAGAAGGGCCTTCCTTGGAGAGGAACAAATGTAGTTTCAAGGGCTGCACGCTAACATTTTCAAAT ACATCAAATCTCAATCAACATATAAAGGCTGTGCACCTGGAACTAAAACCATTTGTCTGTGGCATGCCCGGTTGTCACGAGAGATTTGCGTTCAAACACGTGAGGAACAGGCACGAACAAACTGGGTGCCACATCTATACTCGT GGAATTTTTGAAGAATCTGATGAGCAAATCCGGTCTAGGCCAAGAGGCGGCAGGAAAAGGAAGTACCCGGTCATTGAGACACTGCTGCGAAAAAGGATCGTTCCGCCCAGTGGATCAGAGCTTGCCAGCAATGACGAGCATAATAACTCATCATGTTAA
- the LOC121748405 gene encoding histone-lysine N-methyltransferase, H3 lysine-9 specific SUVH1-like, with protein sequence MEQGFNSDPNAPSAPIDKSRVYDVKPLRSLVPVFPNTPGMSSISNPNPTPFVCVPPSGPFPAGVQPFYPFMVSNGSQTRNHSANAGFNGGIPDPVPLNSFRTPQANGGSSRAKRAYKTPGSASVVIEDDGYSDAPDQSDQYASGFGTNVGDADDASNSGKKRRGRPKRRGVGNGLEIDVESVANNILTLFKLKDFDESRKANGDKDTTATVLLVYDLIRRTLTQLDEASDNNAGGARRPDLKSSNLMMTKGVRTNNLKRTGHVPGVDVGDIFFFRMELCLVGVHAPSMAGIDYMSVKVTGSEDPVAVSIVSSGGYDDDDGDDTNVLIYSGQGGVQRRDGQMFDQKLERGNLALEKSVHRGNDVRVVRGIKDTSNAPGKIYVYDGVYKIIESWAEKNKSGLNVFKYKLIRQPGQPEAYSLWKSIQQWRDGTAARPGLIIPDLTSGVENQPVALVNDTDGEKGPAHFTYVASLKYSQPFPASKPFSGCRCLGGCQPGDSSCPCNQRNEGLLPYSSAGVLLTTKPVIHECGQSCQSPPNCRNRISQAGVKFRLEVFKTKNRGWGLRSWDPIRSGSFICEYAGDIVKVTASDFENANDDSYIFDAGRYYEPLERVYDSSSAKKAPFPLVISAKSNGNVSRFMNHSCSPNVFWQPVLRESDCGICFHIAFFAIHHIPPMQELVYDYGIPTEADRGRKKCLCGSVECRGHFY encoded by the coding sequence ATGGAACAAGGTTTTAACTCTGATCCAAATGCCCCTTCTGCGCCAATTGATAAGTCTAGGGTATATGATGTGAAGCCTTTAAGAAGCCTTGTCCCGGTTTTCCCGAACACTCCGGGCATGTCTTCGATTTCAAACCCTAATCCAACTCCTTTTGTGTGTGTTCCGCCTTCTGGTCCTTTCCCTGCTGGAGTCCAACCATTTTACCCGTTTATGGTTTCAAATGGCTCTCAGACTCGAAACCATTCAGCCAATGCTGGTTTTAATGGTGGTATACCAGATCCGGTTCCATTGAACTCGTTTAGGACCCCGCAGGCGAATGGAGGTAGTAGTCGGGCTAAGAGGGCCTATAAAACTCCTGGTTCAGCATCTGTGGTTATCGAGGATGATGGATATAGTGATGCACCGGATCAAAGTGACCAATATGCGAGTGGATTTGGCACGAACGTTGGTGATGCAGATGATGCTAGCAATTCGGGTAAGAAAAGAAGGGGCCGTCCGAAGAGGAGAGGAGTTGGGAATGGGCTAGAGATTGATGTTGAATCAGTTGCTAATAACATCTTAACCTTGTTTAAGCTTAAAGATTTTGATGAGAGTAGAAAAGCTAATGGTGACAAGGATACAACTGCAACTGTGCTATTGGTCTACGACTTGATCAGGAGAACGCTTACTCAACTCGATGAAGCAAGTGATAATAATGCTGGAGGTGCCCGACGTCCAGACCTCAAGTCTTCGAATCTTATGATGACCAAAGGAGTGCGGACAAACAACCTGAAGAGGACTGGCCATGTACCTGGGGTTGACGTTGGAGATATCTTTTTCTTCAGAATGGAGCTCTGCTTGGTGGGTGTACATGCTCCGAGCATGGCCGGGATAGATTATATGAGTGTCAAGGTCACCGGAAGCGAAGACCCTGTAGCCGTCAGCATAGTTTCTTCCGGAGGttacgatgatgatgatggggaTGATACTAATGTGTTGATCTACAGTGGTCAGGGTGGAGTTCAGAGGAGAGATGGCCAAATGTTCGATCAGAAACTCGAGAGGGGAAATCTTGCCCTAGAAAAGAGTGTGCATCGTGGTAATGATGTTAGAGTTGTAAGGGGTATCAAGGATACTAGTAATGCACCTGGTAAGATTTATGTGTATGACGGTGTTTACAAGATTATTGAGTCGTGGGCGGAAAAGAATAAGTCTGGTTTAAACGTGTTTAAGTATAAGTTGATAAGGCAACCGGGGCAGCCTGAAGCTTACTCACTGTGGAAATCGATTCAGCAGTGGAGGGATGGGACTGCTGCTCGGCCCGGCCTTATTATCCCCGACCTAACTTCAGGTGTTGAGAATCAGCCTGTGGCTCTTGTAAACGACACTGATGGGGAGAAAGGACCTGCTCATTTCACCTACGTTGCTAGTCTCAAATATTCTCAACCTTTTCCGGCATCCAAACCATTTTCGGGTTGTCGTTGCTTAGGTGGATGCCAACCGGGCGATAGCAGTTGTCCTTGTAACCAGAGAAACGAAGGCCTGCTTCCCTATTCGTCTGCAGGAGTTCTTTTAACAACTAAGCCAGTGATACATGAGTGTGGTCAGTCTTGTCAGTCTCCTCCAAACTGTCGAAATCGTATATCTCAGGCAGGTGTAAAATTCCGTCTGGAGGTTTTCAAGACGAAGAACCGGGGTTGGGGTCTTAGGTCGTGGGACCCTATTCGTTCAGGAAGTTTTATCTGCGAGTATGCTGGGGACATTGTCAAGGTTACTGCAAGCGATTTTGAGAATGCAAATGATGACAGTTACATCTTTGATGCTGGTCGCTACTACGAGCCACTGGAACGCGTTTATGACTCTAGTAGCGCCAAGAAGGCCCCCTTCCCTCTTGTTATAAGTGCTAAAAGCAACGGGAATGTGTCCCGTTTCATGAACCATAGCTGCTCCCCTAATGTGTTCTGGCAGCCGGTTCTGCGGGAAAGTGACTGTGGAATTTGTTTCCACATTGCTTTCTTTGCCATACACCACATCCCTCCAATGCAGGAGCTGGTGTACGACTATGGGATACCCACAGAAGCAGACCGAGGGAGGAAGAAGTGCTTGTGCGGATCAGTCGAGTGCAGAGGTCACTTCTATTGA
- the LOC121748298 gene encoding aladin-like, translating to MPSFPQPGTVTICEINRELVTADRLGDDQANDTYSKILGNIFSPIQFDSESLLGVGTEQETSERRKGNLGIPSAVLEALFSGSLRPLLQPADVNLLNGIDLHTVSWHDHKQILAFVSSHHQVTICDYNDSDGKVPCVLSHESQKDVKILEWRPNGGKTLSVACKGGICIWAASSPGNVPSVRSGVTSNPLSRGSVTRWTLVDFLQSSDSEQITALSWSPDGRYLASASYESSSFTIWDVSLGLGTPIRRGLGGISLLKWSPSGDYFFSAKFDGTFYLWETNTWTSEPWSSKNGFVTGATWDPDGCMVLLSFSESASLGSIHFTSKPPSLDAHLIPVELPEIKLLTDSQVIEKIAWDASGERLAVSYKDGDEQYNGLVAVFDVKRTPLISTSLVGFIRGPGDNPKPVAFSFYDKFKQGPLLSVCWSSGFCCTYPLIFRSNNLP from the exons ATGCCTTCTTTTCCTCAGCCAGGCACGGTCACCATTTGCGAAATCAACAGGGAACTAG TTACGGCAGACCGCCTGGGGGATGATCAGGCGAATGATACCTACTCTAAAATACTT GGGAATATATTCAGTCCGATCCAATTCGATTCAGAGAGCTTATTGGGGGTGGGGACTGAGCAGGAAACAAGTGAACGGAGGAAGGGTAATTTAGGCATTCCATCTGCGGTACTAGAGGCTCTGTTCAGTGGCTCCCTCaggcctcttttgcagcctgcCGAT GTAAACCTCTTAAATGGTATTGATCTTCACACTGTAAGTTGGCACGACCACAAACAGATTTTAGCATTTGTTTCTTCACATCATCAGGTGACGATTTGTGACTACAATGATTCTG ATGGAAAGGTTCCTTGCGTCTTGTCCCATGAATCCCAAAAAGATGTAAAAATTCTTGAGTGGAGACCAAATGGAGGGAAAACCCTTTCTGTTGCATGCAA GGGTGGAATTTGCATTTGGGCTGCTTCATCTCCCGGTAATGTTCCATCTGTAAGATCTGGGGTGACTTCGAACCCACTTTCTAGGGGCTCTGTGACACGATGGACTCTGGTAGATTTCCTTCAGAGTTCTGATTCTGAACAGATTACTGCACTTTCATGGAGTCCTGATGGAAG ATATTTAGCTTCAGCTTCATATGAGAGTTCATCGTTCACCATTTGGGATGTTTCACTAG GTCTGGGCACTCCTATTCGAAGGGGCCTAGGGGGCATATCATTGTTAAAGTGGTCTCCATCAGGAGATTATTTCTTTTCTGCAAAATT TGATGGAACATTTTATCTCTGGGAGACAAACACATGGACATCGGAACCATGGTCCTCAAAGAATGGGTTTGTCACG GGAGCAACATGGGATCCAGATGGCTGTATGGTACTTCTTTCTTTTTCGGAATCAGCGTCATTAGGTTCCATTCACTTCACATCCAAACCTCCGTCCCTAG ATGCACATCTTATACCAGTTGAATTGCCAGAGATAAAATTGTTGACCGACAG CCAGGTCATTGAGAAGATAGCATGGGATGCTTCAGGAGAGAGATTGGCGGTGTCATATAAAGATGGTGATGAGCAATACAACGGGCTTGTTGCGGTATTTGATGTTAAAAGAACTCCCTTAATTTCAACATCATTGGT TGGGTTCATCCGAGGTCCTGGGGACAATCCAAAGCCAGTGGCATTTTCATTCTACGACAAATTTAAACAAGGGCCATTGCTTTCTGTG TGCTGGAGCAGTGGATTTTGCTGCACCTACCCTCTTATATTCCGTTCAAATAATCTACCATAG
- the LOC121748297 gene encoding alpha-L-arabinofuranosidase 1-like produces the protein MEPKYAACVVLAFSLMVITTYYLQPHGVIADATQRASLSLNASQSPAKKIPERMFGLAFEEINHSGAGGLWAELVSNRGFEAGGPNTPSNISPWTIIGNETSILVSTDRSSCFDKNKVALQMEVLCDIDGDNICPAGGVGVYNPGYWGMNIEKGKRYRVAFYVRSLQPIEMSVSFIGSKEHKLATYDIKDDDVAEWKKMEMVLEAYGSDANSRLQLTTSKRSTIWLDQVSALPLDTHNGHGFRQDLFDMLAALKPGFIRFPGGSYVEGDRLMNAFRWRETIGAWEERPGCFNDVWQYWTDNGLGYFEYLQLAEDLGVSPIWVVNIGISRNEQVDTSLIMPFVQDTLDAIEFARGDASSTMGSARAAMGHPEPFDLQYVAAGNQDCWKKNYRGSYMKFYNAIKEAYPDIKIITNCDASAAVLDHPADLYDYHVYTNANSMFSMAHNFDHTSRNGPKAFVSEYAVTGGEAGRGNLLKALAEAGFLIGLERNSDVVEMASSAPLFVNVNDQRFNPDAIVFDSSNVYGTPTYWMQHLFKASNGATLLDSMLQSPSSSLTASAISWTDADSGRSYVKVKVVNFGGNRVNLKLSVEGLDNKSIESAGSTLTTLTSTNVKDENSFQEPKKVSPVINALKNASNKMTFVMPPYSFISIDLLRKSKVIQDAGSNGVYESRVI, from the exons ATGGAGCCAAAATATGCAGCTTGTGTAGTGCTGGCTTTCTCTCTCATGGTCATCACCACTTATTACCTTCAGCCTCATGGAGTTATAGCCGATGCAACGCAGAGAGCATCGTTGTCTCTTAATGCTTCCCAGAGTCCTGCAAAGAAGATTCCTGAGAGGATGTTTGGACTGGCATTTGAG GAGATCAACCATTCCGGGGCCGGAGGGCTGTGGGCAGAGCTTGTCAGCAACCGAG GTTTTGAAGCCGGAGGTCCAAATACTCCATCAAACATTAGTCCATGGACCATCATTGGCAACGAAACATCAATTCTAGTATCTACGGACAGATCATCCTGCTTCGACAAAAATAAGGTGGCTCTTCAAATGGAGGTGCTCTGTGACATTGATGGTGATAACATCTGTCCAGCAGGAGGAGTTGGAGTCTATAATCCGGGTTATTGGGGAAtg AATATTGAGAAAGGAAAGAGGTATAGAGTGGCGTTCTATGTCCGTTCGCTGCAACCAATTGAAATGTCTGTGTCATTCATTGGCTCAAAGGAGCACAAGCTAGCTACATATGATATAAA GGATGACGACGTTGCAGAGTGGAAGAAGATGGAGATGGTGTTGGAAGCATATGGATCAGATGCTAATTCAAGATTGCAGCTGACAACATCAAAAAGGTCAACAATATGGCTTGATCAAGTCTCAGCACTACCTTTGGACACTCACAAT GGACATGGATTTCGACAAGATCTTTTCGACATGCTTGCTGCTTTGAAGCCGGGATTTATCAGATTTCCTG GCGGCTCGTATGTCGAAGGAGACAGACTGATGAACGCATTTAGATGGAGAGAAACTATAGGCGCATGGGAAGAGAGACCGGGTTGTTTCAATGATGTTTGGCAGTACTGGACAGATAACGGACTTGGTTATTTTGAGTACTTACAA CTTGCTGAGGATTTAGGCGTGTCGCCTATTTGGGTAGTCAACATAGGAATTAGCAGAAATGAGCAAGTTGACACTTCACTCATTATGCCCTTTGTGCAA GATACTCTTGACGCGATTGAGTTTGCTAGAGGAGACGCGTCTTCCACAATGGGCTCTGCCCGGGCAGCAATGGGCCATCCTGAGCCTTTTGATCTGCAGTATGTTGCTGCTGGAAATCAGGACTGTTGGAAAAAGAATTATCGCG GGAGCTACATGAAGTTTTACAATGCAATAAAAGAGGCCTATCCCGATATCAAGATCATCACAAACTGTGATGCTTCAGCAGCAGTGTTGGACCATCCAGCAGATTTGTATGATTATCAC GTCTACACAAATGCAAACTCCATGTTTTCTATGGCTCACAACTTCGATCACACCTCAAGAAATGGACCAAAG gcttttgtgaGCGAGTACGCTGTCACAGGAGGCGAAGCTGGCAGGGGAAATCTGCTGAAAGCACTAGCTGAGGCCGGTTTTCTCATAGGACTAGAGAGAAACAG TGACGTTGTTGAGATGGCGAGCAGTGCGCCTTTGTTTGTGAATGTCAACGATCAGAGGTTCAATCCAGATGCAATAGTTTTTGACTCTTCAAACGTCTATGGCACGCCTACCTACTGGATGCAGCACTTGTTCAAGGCTTCAAATGGCGCCACCCTTCTTGATTCCATGCTGCAATCGCCTTCCTCCTCCCTCACCGCATCTGCCATTTCTTGGACTGATGCAGACAGTGGTAGGAGCTACGTCAAAGTAAAG GTTGTGAACTTTGGAGGCAACAGAGTGAATCTGAAGCTTTCTGTCGAGGGATTGGACAACAAGTCTATAGAATCAGCAGGCTCTACATTGACTACGCTAACATCCACTAATGTGAAGGACGAAAATTCGTTTCAAGAACCCAAAAAG GTTTCGCCAGTTATAAACGCACTAAAAAATGCCAGCAACAAAATGACATTTGTTATGCCTCCGTATTCTTTCATTTCAATTGACTTGCTGCGAAAATCAAAAGTTATTCAAGATGCAGGATCTAATGGCGTCTATGAGTCACGAGTTATTTGA
- the LOC121747330 gene encoding probable protein S-acyltransferase 1, with protein MRNQDFVAAPPKWMGPPNLTKKRLYQVWKGRNIFLCGGRLILGPDMWSALLTTIIIGGPALAFCSKMYLKIPTRDLSSGHAVSIVGLVLTLLDLIFLFITSTRNPGIIPRNTKPPISDNTSLSSFPSIEWIADVNPEVKLPRTKDVVVNGHTVKVKYCDTCLLYRPPRASHCSTCNNCIQRFDHHCPWLNQCIGARNYATFILFITTSTILCLYVFTFSFLDLFKKSSWTWSLFSNDVMLVSLIVYSFIAVWFVGGLSVFHYYLIFTNQTTYENFRSLYGKRENPYNIGAIKNVEEILFSKTTPSLVNFREWVTEDEGTFAESVTKRYGGNINGQIDVEQSFYGKDGKPLPKFVDIFEENPKVDRGGKSATDNFFLPFDDDQRTGASDDEISQRTSMAVSQKMM; from the exons ATGAGAAATCAAGATTTTGTTGCTGCGCCCCCAAAATGGATGGGGCCTCCAAACCTGACGAAGAAGAGGCTTTATCAAGTTTGGAAGGGTAGAAAT ATTTTTTTGTGTGGTGGGAGATTGATCTTAGGCCCTGATATGTGGTCAGCCCTGCTAACTACCATCATCATAGGGGGGCCTGCATTAGCATTCTGTAGCAAGATGTATCTGAAAATTCCGACACGAGACTTGTCTTCCGGTCATGCTGTGTCGATTGTGGGACTTGTCCTAACACTTTTG GATTTGATCTTTCTCTTCATCACATCTACGAGGAATCCCGGGATAATTCCTAGGAACACGAAGCCACCTATCTCAGATAACACGTCATTAAGCTCCTTCCCATCCATAGAGTGGATTGCTGATGTGAATCCAGAAGTGAAACTGCCAAGAACAAAGGATGTCGTTGTCAATGGCCACACGGTTAAGGTCAAGTACTGCGATACTTGCTTGTTGTACCGTCCACCACGCGCATCACATTGCTCGACTTGCAACAATTGCATCCAGAGATTCGACCACCATTGCCCCTGGCTGAACCAGTGCATTGGAGCT AGGAACTACGCCACGTTCATCTTGTTCATAACAACCTCAACAATCTTGTGCTTGTATGTCTTCACATTCTCTTTCTTGGACCTCTTCAAAAAATCCAGTTGGACGTGGAGCCTGTTTTCAAACGACGTGATGTTGGTTTCCCTCATCGTCTATAGCTTCATCGCAGTCTGGTTCGTTGGAGGGCTCAGCGTCTTCCATTACTACCTCATCTTCACCAATCAG ACAACATATGAGAATTTCCGAAGCCTGTATGGCAAGAGGGAGAATCCATACAACATAGGAGCGATCAAGAATGTAGAGGAGATCCTCTTCTCCAAGACGACGCCATCTCTTGTGAACTTCCGGGAATGGGTGACCGAAGACGAAGGTACGTTTGCAGAATCTGTGACCAAGAGATACGGTGGCAACATCAACGGACAGATAGACGTGGAGCAAAGCTTTTACGGCAAGGATGGGAAACCGCTCCCAAAATTTGTGGACATATTTGAGGAGAATCCCAAGGTGGACAGAGGAGGTAAGTCAGCAACTGATAATTTCTTCCTTCCCTTCGACGACGATCAAAGAACGGGCGCCTCCGATGATGAGATCTCGCAAAGAACATCAATGGCTGTATCTCAAAAAATGatgtaa